One Candidatus Woesearchaeota archaeon DNA window includes the following coding sequences:
- the xth gene encoding exodeoxyribonuclease III: protein MKLASWNVNGLRAVEKKGELEKFIKKHNPDIFLIQETKSQEDQVKNIIEKYDDYDQFYQSAKKKGYSGVAIWVKRGLDHAHLVRGAIDNRDDDEGRVIRVDVKGYTIFSVYFPNGGKSEQAWEDKLVFYEDFLKTIDKLRARGKKVIWAGDVNCAHEEIDIARPKENEGKIGFHPKERAWVSKVIEHGWIDVFRKLYPQKVVYSWWHLISRARERNVGWRIDYFFTDEEVFKRVKDCYYDTDQMGSDHCPIILELR, encoded by the coding sequence ATGAAACTTGCTTCATGGAATGTTAATGGCTTGCGTGCAGTTGAAAAGAAGGGGGAGCTTGAGAAGTTTATCAAAAAGCATAACCCTGATATTTTTCTTATTCAGGAAACAAAGTCTCAGGAAGATCAGGTAAAAAACATTATTGAGAAATATGATGATTATGATCAGTTTTATCAATCAGCTAAGAAGAAAGGATATTCGGGTGTTGCAATTTGGGTGAAGAGAGGTCTTGATCACGCACATCTTGTCAGAGGTGCAATTGATAATCGCGACGATGATGAGGGGCGAGTTATTCGTGTTGATGTGAAGGGTTATACTATTTTTTCAGTGTATTTTCCTAATGGTGGCAAGAGTGAGCAAGCATGGGAAGATAAACTGGTGTTTTATGAGGATTTTTTGAAAACTATTGATAAGCTTAGAGCGCGGGGGAAGAAAGTCATTTGGGCGGGTGATGTGAATTGCGCCCATGAGGAAATTGATATTGCGCGTCCAAAAGAGAATGAAGGGAAAATTGGCTTTCACCCTAAGGAGCGGGCATGGGTTTCAAAAGTTATTGAGCATGGTTGGATTGATGTGTTTAGAAAACTCTATCCGCAAAAGGTGGTGTATTCTTGGTGGCATTTGATTTCCAGGGCGCGAGAGCGCAACGTGGGATGGCGTATTGACTATTTTTTCACTGACGAAGAAGTCTTTAAACGTGTTAAAGACTGCTATTATGATACTGATCAGATGGGGAGTGATCATTGCCCAATTATTTTAGAATTAAGGTGA
- a CDS encoding GNAT family N-acetyltransferase: protein MEIIEKDVAGFGIRYSAHSESDEMGHAFLYVLRNELHEEPFGFMEDVWVEERFRGQGVGSALVRKVIEGAQEHNCYKLVCASKFSEERVHALYERLGFFKNGFELRIDF from the coding sequence ATGGAAATAATTGAAAAAGACGTAGCGGGTTTTGGTATTCGATATTCGGCCCACTCAGAATCTGATGAAATGGGTCATGCCTTTTTGTATGTACTACGCAATGAGTTGCATGAAGAACCCTTTGGATTTATGGAAGACGTATGGGTAGAAGAGCGATTTCGAGGACAGGGTGTGGGCAGTGCACTTGTGAGGAAAGTTATTGAGGGTGCGCAAGAACATAATTGTTACAAACTTGTTTGTGCAAGCAAGTTTTCTGAAGAGCGCGTTCATGCTCTTTATGAGAGATTGGGCTTTTTTAAAAACGGGTTTGAGCTACGCATCGATTTCTAA
- a CDS encoding ZIP family metal transporter, giving the protein MAVTAEIIYIFVSVLAVSLLAILAAIPFLLKKDVPHSWLMALLSLSVGTLLGGVFLHFLPEAFEQGFHEEEAFILIAGFLVFFIIEKFVHGHHQHKVKGQKHDCGHHHGYHLAPINLIGDGIHNFLDGLVIAGAYLVSVPLGIAATINVALHELPQEFADMGILLFSGFSKKKAIFFNFLSAITAIAGAGVGIVVVGASESIAHMIIPFAAGSFLYIASANLVPELHRHCGFKETVVHIIAILVGVGLMVLLAGAH; this is encoded by the coding sequence ATGGCAGTAACAGCAGAAATCATCTATATTTTTGTATCGGTTCTTGCAGTATCTTTACTTGCAATACTTGCAGCAATTCCTTTTCTGCTCAAGAAAGACGTGCCACATAGTTGGCTTATGGCACTACTCTCACTCTCGGTGGGAACTCTTCTAGGGGGGGTGTTCTTGCACTTTCTACCTGAGGCTTTTGAGCAAGGATTTCATGAAGAAGAAGCATTCATCCTAATCGCGGGGTTCCTTGTCTTCTTTATCATCGAAAAATTTGTGCATGGCCATCATCAACACAAAGTGAAGGGCCAGAAGCATGATTGTGGTCACCATCACGGTTATCATCTCGCCCCAATTAATCTTATAGGAGATGGTATTCATAATTTTCTTGACGGCTTGGTTATCGCGGGTGCATACTTGGTAAGCGTACCTTTGGGTATTGCTGCTACCATAAACGTAGCGCTTCATGAGTTGCCTCAAGAGTTTGCTGATATGGGCATTTTACTCTTTAGCGGTTTTTCAAAAAAGAAAGCGATTTTCTTCAATTTTCTCTCCGCAATTACTGCAATTGCGGGCGCAGGCGTGGGAATTGTGGTTGTGGGCGCAAGTGAATCTATTGCACATATGATCATACCTTTTGCTGCGGGATCCTTCTTGTACATTGCGTCAGCAAATCTTGTCCCTGAACTGCACCGTCATTGCGGGTTCAAAGAAACCGTGGTGCACATCATCGCAATCTTGGTGGGTGTGGGTTTAATGGTGCTCCTTGCAGGCGCACACTAA
- a CDS encoding SufE family protein, which produces METNKTQNTNHKNKQPKIKKEHDQKKSATLKQEEKTKQTKQRKYPKPSVPRNASPMKSLKEVQEYLEDLAETFRQLSAEDKLHLLIELGKDAPEFPKQFELPENRVPGCISDAYFIVSEQEGTLFFQGVAKAAISQGFVAILLNCCNGLSKEDFEHIDPLFESFLQQSQVNASMVPSRANAFSNMFTFMKTIAKKIVKQ; this is translated from the coding sequence GTGGAAACGAACAAAACACAAAACACAAATCACAAGAATAAACAACCCAAAATCAAAAAAGAGCACGATCAAAAAAAGAGCGCAACTTTAAAACAAGAAGAAAAAACAAAGCAAACAAAGCAACGTAAATACCCCAAACCAAGCGTGCCAAGAAATGCATCACCAATGAAGTCACTAAAAGAAGTACAAGAATATCTTGAGGATTTAGCAGAGACTTTCAGACAGCTTAGTGCTGAAGATAAACTGCACCTACTCATCGAACTTGGAAAAGACGCACCAGAGTTCCCTAAGCAATTTGAACTCCCAGAAAACCGAGTTCCTGGTTGCATTAGCGACGCCTATTTTATCGTCAGCGAGCAAGAAGGGACACTCTTCTTTCAAGGTGTTGCAAAAGCTGCAATTTCTCAAGGCTTTGTTGCCATTCTTTTGAACTGTTGTAACGGCCTAAGCAAAGAAGATTTTGAACATATCGATCCTCTTTTCGAGTCGTTCTTACAACAATCTCAAGTGAATGCATCAATGGTTCCTTCACGAGCAAACGCTTTTAGCAATATGTTTACCTTCATGAAAACAATTGCAAAAAAGATCGTAAAACAATAA
- a CDS encoding transcriptional repressor, translating into MKSRSTRQKELLKNTAQQFKRFFSAEDLLEQAQRKEPNLGIATVYRFLKEQVAQGKLYTYQCDGKSIYSVEKRSHCHFICENTGKVIHFDIDNLDFLKSTKKGKKTLPGEITSFQLEIRGICNDCK; encoded by the coding sequence ATGAAGTCACGATCAACCAGACAAAAAGAACTACTCAAAAACACAGCACAACAATTCAAACGATTCTTCAGTGCAGAAGACCTACTTGAACAAGCACAGCGAAAAGAACCCAACCTCGGCATCGCCACAGTTTATCGATTTCTCAAAGAACAGGTAGCGCAAGGAAAACTCTACACCTACCAGTGTGATGGAAAATCCATTTACAGCGTTGAGAAGAGAAGTCACTGTCACTTTATCTGTGAGAATACAGGGAAAGTAATTCACTTCGACATTGATAACTTAGACTTCTTAAAAAGTACAAAAAAAGGGAAAAAAACACTTCCCGGAGAAATCACTTCTTTCCAACTCGAAATAAGAGGGATTTGCAATGATTGCAAGTAA